The genome window AGGGATTTTTTCATCCTAATGTGTATCCATCTGGAACTGTATGCTTATCAATCCTCAATGAAGACAGTGTAAGTACATGTACCTTAACATATGCTAATCAAATTCGGAAGAGTGCTGTGATAACTAGAATTTGATTGATGTATTTGTGTGTAGGGATGGAGACCTGCTATTACCGTGAAGCAGATTTTGGTTGGAATTCAAGATTTGTTGGACCAACCCAATCCTGCAGATCCTGCGCAGACTGAAGGATATCATCTATTTATTCAGGTAGGAGCCTAGTGTCTTATGTTACATATATTGTTTCATTAGGTCACGTCTTTTATTCATCGAAGTCTTAGATAGTTAGATACTGTTGGGTAGGAGTTGGTGCACTCTATGTAGTTTTATGATTAATTCTCTCTTGATACGGTCCACATACAGTTCATTAACCTACCCCCGTACCCTTTAATTCAGCAAGTTTACATAAGTATATATGCTGGGATGTGTTGTTAAATTAACTTTTAGTTTCAGTTATTTCCTTTTACTATTATACTaccaagagcaagtccaagggATGCCTTATATGatgtcctaagttataatttagggcatttgataagaaaagttgatccaacaatgtcctagtgatgccttatatcacaaGGACAATCTATTCAAACCTTATGTTTTGTCACCTCTTGCTTTGCCctatcttatattttataataaattattatacacactctctttctctctctactttatatcATCCTTTAATGATGGAAGAAAACCTTTAATAatagaatattaaatatatagtgAGGATAaagcacattgttggagttgaacttGGTTAAATATATCCTAAATTACTAgtacataaatttttatattatatttaaggctTGAACTagaacattgttggacttgctctaatggtCGCAAAACTTGTCAGCAGTATTAGAAAATCATACAGCTTCTTGTTTGAGTTTACATAATAGTTTTCAGTAATCAGTTTGTTGTGGGGTCCATCTATGCTTCCAGTCTGTTGGATCCACCATTGTCAAGGAAGTTAAAGCGGGGTACTGACCATCTACTATTAATATTACATGTAAGAAAGGGCAGTTGGTAGATATCTAGTAGAATGACTGGTTGGTGATATACattgatatatatgtttataaagtAGCAAAGAATCGGCACATAAAAAGATGCAGAAACACAGAATAGAAGAATTAAAGTGTAAATGTAAGACTTGTATGAAAATGGTTTTggtttttagaaaatagaaaatgtTCTACATGCGGTGTTTACGTATAAAATCACTATGGGCTCTGAGGCTGAGTGAGTTATTTCAAAACTATCAGTCATGACTAATGGTGTTTTGAATCTGAGTTGATTTAATATGTACCGAGTCATGTCACCTGTGCAGGATACTGTGGAGTACAAAAAAAGGGTTCGCCAGCAAGCTAAACAGTATCCACCCATCGTCTAATCCTTGAACATGGTTCTGTGCTTGTTGATGGTTGATTGTGTGCAAAGGATGTAGCTGATGGAATTACTTTCAAGTTCAGATGTGAATTTATTATGTCTATATGTGACTAGTGCTGGTCTAATTTTGAACGATTGAAGTAATAGTGTGAGCCTTatcaatttcaaattaaattgttTTTGGTGGATTTAATCCTGTAGGCTTTACTTCAATTCCATAACTTGTGGAAGCTGATAAACTTTTATTGCTATCAAGATTGTGTAGTAGCTCTCATACTTTCCTTTTCACTTGCCTCTTTCGTTTATATAAGAAATGTAAGCAGAGCTGCGTAGTAAACTTTCTATCCTAGTTTCGGGGTTAATGAATTCAGGTCACATATGAGGTAGCATCTTTACTTCCTAGTTGCTAACCGGACACAGATTAGGAATGGTTGTATAATGTTAATCCAAAATTTCTGGGACGAAATGTGATTATACAGTTGAGTGAGGCTGAATTTATTACATTCTCTAGAGGCAGAGTGACTGACAGACTTTCACGAGTAATTATCAGGTGTGAACAAGCTTACTTGATTTTACTAATTTAGTCTTTAAAAGTCAAACGCCATTTACGACATGAAAGCCTATGACATTAGATTTTTGCTGTTTTATTTACCCGCATGATTAACGGAAGAGATTGTCGCATACAATGAATTCAATACACACTGGACTATCCCTTTCAACTTTTGTCGCCACCTAAATTTTGACTTTGTAGTTCTAACAACGGCTATTCGTAGTCCTAAAATCATACTACTTCATTTCTTTTACACTTTGTTTGATCTAATCATCCAGCTGCGCAGGTGTATCACGTATATACAGCACTACCACCTACaattattcaataataaaacaacGATTAGGACGTCTCCGGCCGTGTCCATCTCTGTGTCCATCTCTAAATACATAATGAGTATAATTTAACTAGttcttacttctaatatactaaaaaatttaaatttggaaATTAATGACTGTATTGAATAATAATTCCtataataacttttttttatatgtttccagttattattatagtattattaAACTTGAAATCTATTCGCAAAAATAGTGCTAAAAAATGTGGGAAAGAGTATGCAAAGGTGGGAAATGAgaatgaatatttaatcataaaaaattatagaagaAATGAgttagccattacctatttctGAGGAACGAAAAGTGGATACTAAAAATCTGGAGAATGATTAGAACATTGCCAGAGTGGATTTTTTAACAATATTCctcaaaatcatatatttatggTAGGGATGAGTATTCGGTCGATTCGATTCAAAATCGATCTGAACCAAATTGACCAAAAAttgaattttcatttttcgGGCCGAATCAGATGAAATATTGTATTTCAGTTCGATCCGATGTGGAAAAATTGaactttttttagaaaataaaaacttatattgtaaattaatattcacatatcaattaatcatcgCCACTTCATcaaagataaatataattaaatttaaaaattagatattataactataacttacaatatatatatatatatatatatatatatatatatatatatatatatatatatatatatataaaagagggATTCTGGTACAAagttacaaattttttattttttttatttttcgtatatgttaattattagttatataaagtattcatgttgaatTGAAAATCATTGCTATTTtactaaaaaaacatataaataaattatgcgtttaacacatatataatttgccctcaacattttttaacatattttgttgaacatcggtTGAAATTGTGTTGTAGAAgtacataaattaattttttaatgtaaaaattaagttaaacgcattatataaccaatatttatgATTGTAGACTATAATCAAATCCAAAGGTATAGTTTagcatctctataaatatattcaacacaatgataattagtgttcaacgcTCGATGTTGAACCCCATTTATAAGTGTGTTGAATGCCCGATTTGTTTATGcggttattttaaaaattgtgatttttttcaataattttcaacatgaatacttTCTAAGGATTGACACGCTTAGAGAATAataaaaactcaaaaaaaagtttgcatgtttgtaacttaattttttttatttggttcctcttcttatatatatatactagcttataacccgtgcaatgcacggacggttataatattttttatttttcagccCAAAGTACCGATcgaccgaccgaccgaccaaccAAACCTCAATGTTTCagctttaataatttaatagataataaaaaaaatattataacatattatgaatttaaataCCAACCGGCTCACCAAACTCGAGAGACAGATCGACCGACCAACTGAACTTTTCTTGTCTCGGCtttaataatatgataatgtatagtatatcatgaattgataaattactttttaaaataagatcatcagagaatttaaaaataatgttaatgtattttggttgaaaaatatcatcggttatttattagtaatatatataataacattatatttttatatatatgttgccCGTGTTAATTAGAAGAtaggtttttttagttagaaaatctaaaaaagataatatgttataattaaattactatATTGTTCGATGTTATTCTAGAAGATTgagattttttagttagaaaatataaaaagatgatatattttagttaaaaggataattgattatatagataggcccatatTTCGggccaagtaccgaccgactaaactttcaatgtttcggctttaatagtataataatatagatatagtattttttttaagttttgactttagttttggtatagtcaaataggttttatatttgttttatgttttgatcgtatatttgttttatgttttgatttgtttatattttatttgaagcccactaattttgtttgaagcccgttaattataaaagtccgtataaaagcccgcgtactgactgaccaaacttttaatgtttcggctttaatagtatagtatagaagtATAGATgggttttttagttaaaaatttgaaaaagataacgtgttttagttaaaaaagataattgctatgttgtccaatgttattttaaaaaatttaaattttttagttaaaaaatatataaaagataatagtTTTAATGCCAAGTACCGGGGACAAAATTTTtagtaattgattatataaaaagcccataaggcccaagtaccgaccgaccaaacttttaatctttcgactttaatagtatagtatagatatagatatatatgcaattgctcaaatataaaccaataaaatacaaactaaagtATAAATCAAGAGTTTCTATATCTAAACGACATCATCTGTAACAACCGAAATATTTACCAGTACCAAAAgcgtaaaaattattttatttaatttccaATGTCAGAAATATTAAGTTAAACTCTAAAGTGTATTATTGTGCGGTACATAATATTTGATGTTGGCCAGTGATTTAATTAGATGCGTGCGTCAACAATATGAATATTCATGAATATGAGTAATAGACacgaaattttaataaaatttcatgACTCATTAATATTATACTCACTGGTACACAAAATAGTTGACAAGCTTAATTAATTATCGAGTAGAAAGAGCTACAATATTAttctctaatttaatttataaaatattaaaacattgtAGTTGAGAAAAGATTTGAGAAAACACGAGGTGTTATATTGTGCGGGTCCGATATTTAGATTGAACACGAGAGTTTTGTTTATACAAGAATATAGTAGTCTCGGATATCTATTTATATACTGACCGGTGAATAATCTACATTCTAGtcgaaataatttatttatatatatttggaatttatcagaaatattaaaataaataatagttgatttatttattctttttgtaaaatatttaaatatttaaatatttgtcgGACAAAAACCGAAACGAGAATAAACGAGCCAAGCCGTGGAATATTTTTAACGTAGCGGGACTTGAGCCCAAGTTTCGAAACTTGGAGCCCGAGGCTACTGAGTAACGCCCAAGAAAAATTGTGTAGCCTCCaagtaaacaaataaattaaaagtgatTAGTGGAGTATTAGCAAGTGCTAAAGTATGATTAAATACTAATGGTAATTAGTAAATGTTGTATAAATAGCAAGGAAATTAGTCAGTACTTCTTTTATCAAAACAAAAGCAATACGGAGGTATTGGCGATTTGACCAGAAGAGAATCAAATCTGCAAAATCTATTTTAAGGTATTAATCTCCCTTTTAGCTTAAATTAACCATTTATGAGATATAAATTCATTTTAATATCACATTTTCCTAACCCCACCTGCGATTACTATCCATTGACACATATAttctaatatacatatattaaattaggGCTCTTAATCAATTTGGGGGTTATATATGAAGTGTATTGAATTAATGGTTGTTGATTATTGGAATTGTGGTTGGCATCGGAGCAGTAAGTGTGCGGGGTGGCTGGCCGGAGCTCACGTCGGCGACACCGACGGAGGGTAACGGCGATGTTAAAACGGAGGGGAAGGTCGAGAAGAAGAGAGACAGCAGGGGAAAAGAGAGATTGAGGTGGGggttttgtgtgtgttgtgtggGTGAGATGGGTGAGCCGTGTGTGTGTGGCGACGGAGAGAGGTCACCGATGGTGGCGTTGAGTGGTAGGAACCGAGGGAGACGCGgaagaggggggagagagagagagagagagagaaaagagtAGGATGAGGGATGAGGGAGAAAGGTGAGTTTGGGGAAGATGGGGATATTTTGGTAAATTGAAAAGTGAGAGTGCTAATAAGaacaaataaaattgataaaatgtgGGAATTAAATATAAAAGGATGGATTTGAgtgaattaaaaagaaaataatgggAGAGAAATGATTGACTTATGATAATTGGGTTAATAAAaggaaataaattatataataatttgaatttataaaagaatttggttttatattaAAAGGAGAGATAAATAGGATAGATGGGAAGTTATTTTAGATTTATTATATTGAGCGATTAAAACGGAGCTAAAAAGAATGTTTAGAGGTATAATTAAAGAGAGAATAAGATTTGAGATTTAATAAATATCCTAATTGGTGTTTAAGAATTTAATAAGGAATGAGTTGAATTGTTTAGAAAGTGAAGAAATCTAATATTAGGGGAAGAATCATTCAAATGTCAGTGGAGACCGTGGTAATAAATAATAGAATTTTGCATATTAAAGGTTTAATTGGGGTTATTAGTTAAGAATAAAAGaaagagaataaaaagaaagagaataaaaagaaagggaattgggtattatataattttaatgtaaCTACATTAGTCCAAATGTTATACCTGTGTAAAAGTGGGCAAAGTGATAGTATAACATTTTAGTGAAGTCTGTGCAATAAAAagaattagataatcaattaaaaactcaagaTATTATTTAAATAGAGAGCTATATAGATTTAAGTTAATAATGAGTCAAGATCATTATTTTTACGAGTATACTGAAATTATCATTTTGCGTGATATAGAATATTTATTGCCTGGAAAGGCGAAGCCTGATTATACGTGATAAATTGGAATATTATCAAGCTAAGGATGtcaggcaagttcactatcctTGTCTCGACGTGAAATTTTTCGTGtctatttcataattttgtgaTAAGTGTTGATTGTGGAAATATTTCATTTCGTACCATTGTGAATTGAGAAAATGTCTCCGTTTCATTTTGAAGCCTTTAAAGATATTGTTCACATATGATCACTTTCTATAATTCGAGCCCTCCCATTGTTCGAGAATGAGCTAATCCTataatgataatattctgaATCTTTGAAACTCGAAGTGAATACATGGCAGCGATGATCTCACCACAATTAACTTACTCcctttttggagatcatcttattctttggaatttaattcttttaattattcttcacttctaccttcgggtaatctttgttgaaagggtgcattgttcgcacttctttgGTAAAGATGAGTAGTGTTTGTTTGTGAGAATTTCcttgtattcggaggaatctgttcaagctggtcaacacgaatttcttaaattcgtggtagagttgaatttactatctggtaaggcagatagtttagggttacaaatgttaacccttatgctagcaaatgagagtggtaggtgtgtcttgtgcggttacgatcagactgcaaaggtcacacaggagaacggtattcacgaaatggtgctgatcgagccatgtagtgttaccgaaaggtggaagaccagcgtttTCTTTACTTGAACTTGTGTTGTCATTTGACGGTAGCTGCTTTGTTGCTTTGACTTGAATTGTTTTTTATGCCTTACGTGCATATTCTGTTGAttgttattttgttctatgtggacttgctgagcaatttaattgctcattcttgcatctattttattctttttgagCAGTAAATAGTGAATATGGCACAACTCAAGAGAACCGCCCGGAAATGGGTTTTTGGCAAAGGCAGGGAAAAGGCGCATCACCCAAGCTGAGACTGCTAGACTACGCTGCTTGTTAGTACGagctatagttattataatggTCTAAAATCAGACTTCcatttatgtaataaagttgGACTCGGTAGTAATGTTGTAAGACAagcgaccctggacttgtggggcaagagttggattatgtaatattaatatgtaattcgagtgttgttttgagccagatgtttagtggcggaccagatctgcgggatgtggatctgggggcgtcacagatttggtatcagagctgtagtTATATCCTTAGGATTTGAGAAACCCTAGGAATATGACGAGCGAGAATGATAAGAAGTTTAAGATGGATGCTTTAGTTAAACCAATCTCCGTATGTTATAGTATATACGTGCCAAGTAAACTTTTAGCAAAAGGGTTAGTAGACGctatagaaatatatatttatatgtatgtatgtagaaGAACATACGAACCAGTAGAGTCAATGGACTCTATAAAGTTATATGCTTATGTATAAACCCCGAGCAACTTTGAgtaatttttgtatataatgTGTAGATGTCAGGTTATGAGGCTGATTCTGATTTTGATCCATTGACGAAGATTGAGATGATAGATATCGAGTATGAGAATTCTCCTATACAGATATTAGAGCCACTGGCACCTGAGATCATTAACTTAGTATCTGAGGAGATCAAGGATAGAGAATCTTTTGAGTTCACTAAGAGTGCTTGGATAAATATCTTTCTATCCTTACCTGAGATGACTTATGTTCCTACTTTGACCACTTCCTTTTCGATTAACACTTCTACTGTTCCTCCACCTATTTTTGAGAGTGAGGACCCCTCCATTTTAGACTTGCTTCAACATTTTGAGCTTACACCTCTTCCATATAGCCCTGTTACCACACATACTTCTGATCATTGTCATTTTGGGACTTTTATgccatttttaatttgaaatgctTCTATAACACCTTTGAGTAGTCACACCCGTGTTTACACCATACCTGAACCTCGATTTTGAGTTACACTCCTTGTTACCACCATGTCAGAGACTTGTGTACCATTTACTTTTATATCCACTATTTCAGTTTCTGCACCTCGGGCCACTCTTTGTCAGATTAGACAATCTTTCTATGCACCAGTTTCTGTACCATCAGGTGGCAACCATGTGCCACTTTCTTTGATCCATTAGTACCAGCTGTTGAGAGAGTCTGCTTATGACTCTAGATTTGGGATTCCAGGATCTTACGATCCTATGTTTGCTCTGCGGGTTCAGGATTTCTGACCCGAGTGTTTTGTATGGAGATTGTGTATAAGAAttctatttatatattaaaggGACTCCGTACTGATATCAGTGAGATACCCTCCACCAGCTCATGATATGTAAATGTTAAACTTGTTACAATGCTGATAAATAGAGCCTTTTCTGAGTTCCAACATAGGGTCTCAGAGATATTTGGATGATAGATTTGTTTTTTTGACTTTTGAGAGATATATAGTCTGTATGTATCTCAGTTATAGTGTATGATGTATCTAGAGGATTTAAAGACACCATATAGTATCGGAATAGAGGATCATGCGCTTCTTTAGATACAAATGCTACAGTTTCGATCAGTAGATCATTTTGGCAGTAGAGATTTATATAAAGTGATCTTTTGTATAGTGATGTCCAGATTAGATTTGATGTAGTAGGGTGATGACCAGATCAGATATATTTCTATAACATGACTTGTACCCTAGAAGTTTCGGATATTATGACCATTTTGGGAAGGATGGTCAATCTTGTTGTCATATTGGTGTCTCTTTCTTTGTCTATACATTCCCTATGATTCTTGCAGTCGTCAACTACTTTTAACCTGTTTCATTTCTGTCACTATCTTGCATTTGCTACATCAATGGTCCAATGTGAAATCTTATAGGGAAAAAAAAAGGGTATGTGTTCAACCTTTATAGTTTTTAAATGTTTCTAAAAAGAGAAATGTTCAAGTTGCTGAAGTTTTGGAGTTTTCAAAAGAAAAGATGCAACCTTTAaagtttctaaaaaaaaaaaaaaaaattccaaaaatatgcAGCTTGTCTTTTCAACCAAAATAGGCAACCtattttcaaaagttttatactgtgtatttttcaaaactgCGCCTTGTTGTACCTTTAGGTAAACCCTGTATTTTGTATAATGATGAAACCTATTAAACTGTTTTGTCTACTCTTATAGATTAAGATGGATTCAAACCTGAATGACAATCCTGTTGATGAATCAATACCAAATGCTTCACCTGGATTTCAACCCAGACCCAATTCTGTTTAATCACTTGACAACATACCcggaattttcaaaacaatccTGAAAGAAGTTTTTTCGAGTCAACTTACGAAACCTACCTTTCCAATCAAATCTTTCAAATTTTTGCAACCCTAAGAGTTTAAAGGGATTATACATCCCGTTGAAGCCAAGATATGGCTAAGAGAAATAGAAAAGATTGTTgaaatagttggtgtaaaagATGATAAGGAAAACTATCTTTGCTACTTAATAAAGAGGCTAATTATCGGTGAGAAGCTAAGCAAGTTCTAGAAGAGTCTAGTGTGATATCATGGACTAGGTTTACAAAGTTATTCCTAGAGaagtatatttttaaacaagAGAGTCATATAGAGCTCAAATTTCAAGAAACTAAGCAAGGGAGTATGTTAATAGCTGAACATGAAGCTAAGTTTGAACTTTCGAAATTTATTCCACATCGAGTAAA of Daucus carota subsp. sativus chromosome 3, DH1 v3.0, whole genome shotgun sequence contains these proteins:
- the LOC108214726 gene encoding SUMO-conjugating enzyme SCE1 gives rise to the protein MSGGIARGRLAEERKSWRKNHPHGFVAKPEALPDGSMNLMVWHCTIPGKPGTDWEGGFYPLTLLFSEDYPSKPPKCKFPQGFFHPNVYPSGTVCLSILNEDSGWRPAITVKQILVGIQDLLDQPNPADPAQTEGYHLFIQDTVEYKKRVRQQAKQYPPIV